The following proteins come from a genomic window of Mycobacterium sp. DL:
- a CDS encoding aminoglycoside phosphotransferase family protein — MTIPRNPADITPAWLASVLGTDVSDVDVAAIGTGQTGATYRVTPTYPSGQETAPSSFAVKLPAQDDAVRERVALGYLSEVEFYSAITDNVAIPVPGCFHSEISSDGTDFVLLLADLAPAVQGDQIAGCSPDEAALAVEALAGLHGPSWGDRRWFDLPSIVMPKPGDAEAAKGMGDVAVMAADITLDKLGGSVSDEDRDTLTAAMSLVTPWLLAEPDRFSLMHGDYRLDNLLFDPDRTRVTVVDWQTVGLGLPTRDLAYFTATSLLPEIRPTVERDLVERYHKTLLGYGVTDYDAETCWKDYRLGVLQAPLLTTLGYAFAASTERGDEMILTMLHRGCRAIRDLEAIDLVRSYPSA; from the coding sequence GTGACGATCCCCCGCAATCCGGCAGACATCACCCCGGCATGGCTCGCCTCGGTGCTCGGCACCGACGTCAGCGACGTCGATGTCGCGGCCATCGGCACCGGACAGACCGGCGCCACCTACCGGGTGACCCCGACCTACCCGTCCGGGCAGGAGACCGCCCCGTCGAGCTTCGCCGTCAAACTGCCCGCCCAGGACGACGCGGTCCGCGAGCGGGTGGCCCTCGGCTACCTCTCCGAGGTGGAGTTCTACTCCGCGATCACCGACAACGTGGCCATTCCCGTGCCAGGCTGCTTCCACAGCGAGATCTCCTCTGACGGAACCGATTTCGTGTTGCTGCTGGCCGATCTGGCTCCCGCCGTCCAGGGAGATCAGATCGCCGGATGCAGCCCCGACGAGGCGGCACTGGCCGTGGAGGCACTCGCCGGATTGCACGGGCCCAGCTGGGGCGACCGGCGCTGGTTCGACCTGCCGTCGATCGTCATGCCCAAGCCGGGTGACGCGGAGGCCGCCAAGGGAATGGGCGATGTAGCGGTCATGGCCGCCGACATCACCCTCGATAAACTGGGCGGATCGGTCAGCGACGAGGATCGCGACACCCTGACCGCGGCGATGAGCCTGGTGACACCGTGGTTGCTCGCCGAACCGGACCGCTTCTCGCTGATGCACGGCGACTACCGCCTCGACAACCTGCTCTTCGATCCGGATCGCACCCGCGTCACCGTCGTCGACTGGCAGACCGTGGGCCTCGGTCTGCCGACCCGCGATCTGGCGTACTTCACCGCGACGAGCCTGCTGCCCGAGATCCGCCCGACGGTCGAGCGCGACCTGGTCGAGCGCTACCACAAGACACTCCTCGGCTACGGTGTCACCGATTACGACGCCGAAACCTGTTGGAAAGACTACCGCCTCGGCGTCCTGCAAGCGCCGTTGCTCACCACCCTGGGGTACGCGTTCGCCGCATCCACCGAACGCGGCGACGAGATGATCCTGACAATGCTGCACCGCGGATGTCGCGCCATCCGCGACCTCGAGGCAATCGATCTGGTCAGGTCCTACCCGTCGGCTTGA
- the cbiE gene encoding precorrin-6y C5,15-methyltransferase (decarboxylating) subunit CbiE, translating to MIVVVGVGADGMAGLGQTSRAELARATVVWGSQRQLDLLDENVSAVRRPWPSPMLPALRTLLDDTDADVHVVASGDPLLHGVGSSLLRLYGSDRVAVLPHVSSVTLACSRVGWAVQDTEIISLVSEDPFSAVRRGGQAIVLSRDRSSPSALARLLTDTGRGDSELTVLEQLGGPRELRRSSTAREWAGRPPGDVDDLNVMAVRYLPDDRRGGTLPDAAFAHDGQITKQAMRAVTLAALAPRPGEHLWDVGSGSGSVAIEWCRSGTDCRATAFERDEDRRARIVQNAIAFGVHVEVTFDAPESFDSAPPPAAIFVGGGVSQPGLMEACWDKLPAGGRLVVNAVTVESEAVVAQWYSRHGGELRKYQHYRGEPVGSFTGWRAAMPVTQWVAVKPTGRT from the coding sequence ATGATCGTCGTGGTGGGCGTCGGCGCCGACGGGATGGCCGGGCTGGGGCAGACCTCGCGCGCCGAACTGGCCAGGGCGACCGTCGTCTGGGGTTCGCAGCGCCAACTCGATCTGCTCGACGAGAACGTGTCCGCGGTCAGGCGGCCGTGGCCGTCGCCGATGCTGCCCGCGCTGCGCACGCTGCTCGACGACACCGACGCCGATGTGCACGTGGTGGCCAGCGGGGACCCGCTGCTGCACGGAGTCGGCAGCTCGCTGCTGCGGCTCTACGGATCGGATCGGGTTGCGGTGCTGCCGCATGTGTCGTCGGTGACGCTGGCCTGTTCGCGGGTCGGCTGGGCGGTGCAGGACACCGAGATCATCAGCCTGGTGAGTGAGGACCCGTTCAGCGCTGTGCGGCGCGGCGGACAGGCGATCGTGTTGTCCCGTGACCGTTCGAGTCCGTCGGCTCTGGCCCGGCTGCTGACCGATACGGGCCGCGGCGACTCCGAATTGACCGTGCTCGAACAACTCGGGGGACCGAGGGAACTGCGCCGGTCGTCGACCGCGCGGGAGTGGGCGGGCCGGCCGCCCGGTGACGTGGACGATCTCAACGTGATGGCCGTGCGGTACCTCCCCGACGACCGCCGGGGGGGCACGCTGCCCGATGCGGCGTTCGCACACGACGGGCAGATCACCAAACAGGCCATGCGGGCGGTCACCCTGGCGGCGCTTGCTCCGCGCCCGGGTGAACATCTGTGGGATGTCGGGTCCGGGTCGGGAAGCGTTGCGATCGAGTGGTGCCGCAGCGGAACTGACTGCCGCGCTACCGCATTCGAACGCGACGAGGACCGTCGCGCGCGGATCGTGCAGAATGCGATCGCCTTCGGCGTGCATGTCGAGGTCACGTTCGACGCACCGGAGTCGTTCGACTCCGCGCCGCCACCCGCGGCGATCTTCGTCGGCGGCGGTGTCAGCCAACCCGGCCTGATGGAGGCGTGCTGGGACAAGCTCCCCGCCGGCGGTCGGCTGGTCGTCAACGCGGTGACTGTGGAGTCAGAAGCTGTTGTCGCGCAATGGTACTCACGTCACGGCGGGGAGCTCAGGAAGTACCAGCACTATCGTGGCGAACCGGTCGGGTCGTTCACCGGCTGGCGGGCTGCGATGCCGGTGACCCAGTGGGTTGCGGTCAAGCCGACGGGTAGGACCTGA
- a CDS encoding SDR family NAD(P)-dependent oxidoreductase, producing MELAQRLAPGSTVVLAARRPDDLRAQIAVLEHAGAAAVYPVHFDADDLGSHRDIVDRIVAEHGSIGTAVLAFGILGDQARAEKDPGHAAAIAHTDYVAQVSLLTVLADTMRSAGTGTLVVFSSVAGVRVRRANYVYGSAKAGLDGFCSGLADALHGSGVRLLLVRPGFVIGRMTDGMSPAPLSTTPGEVADATVRALRKGSGVVWIPAPLALLAFAFRIMPRAVWRRLPR from the coding sequence ATGGAATTGGCGCAGCGGTTGGCGCCGGGCTCCACGGTGGTGCTGGCGGCGCGCCGACCCGATGATCTGCGGGCGCAGATCGCCGTGCTGGAGCACGCCGGCGCCGCTGCGGTGTACCCGGTGCACTTCGATGCCGACGACCTGGGGTCGCACCGCGACATCGTCGACCGCATCGTCGCCGAGCACGGCAGCATCGGCACCGCGGTGCTGGCATTCGGCATCCTCGGTGATCAGGCGCGCGCAGAGAAGGACCCCGGGCATGCGGCAGCGATCGCACACACGGACTATGTGGCCCAGGTCAGTCTGCTGACGGTGCTGGCCGACACGATGCGTTCGGCGGGTACCGGCACGCTGGTGGTGTTCTCGTCGGTGGCGGGCGTTCGGGTGCGTCGGGCGAACTACGTGTACGGGTCGGCCAAAGCCGGCCTGGACGGATTCTGCAGCGGCCTCGCCGACGCGCTTCACGGTTCGGGTGTGCGACTGCTGCTGGTCCGGCCCGGATTTGTGATCGGACGGATGACCGACGGCATGAGCCCCGCGCCGTTGTCGACCACGCCGGGCGAAGTGGCCGACGCCACCGTGCGGGCACTGCGCAAGGGCAGTGGGGTGGTATGGATTCCTGCCCCACTGGCGTTGTTGGCGTTCGCATTTCGCATCATGCCGCGGGCCGTGTGGCGCAGGTTGCCGCGATGA
- a CDS encoding F420-dependent biliverdin reductase, producing MAKTTTRLTNDALAFLTERHLAMLTTLRSDQSPHVVAVGFTFDPKTHLARVITTGGSQKAVNADQRGVAVLSQVDGARWLSLEGKATVHTDIEAVRDAELRYAQRYRTPRPNPRRVVIEVRVERVLGSSSLLDRGED from the coding sequence ATGGCGAAGACAACGACCCGACTGACCAACGACGCATTGGCGTTCCTGACCGAACGCCACCTGGCCATGCTGACGACGCTGCGGTCAGACCAATCCCCTCACGTGGTGGCGGTCGGGTTCACCTTCGATCCCAAGACCCACCTCGCCCGGGTGATCACCACCGGGGGTTCGCAGAAGGCGGTCAACGCCGACCAGCGTGGTGTAGCGGTGCTCAGCCAGGTCGACGGCGCCCGGTGGCTGTCGCTGGAGGGAAAGGCCACGGTTCACACCGACATCGAGGCCGTCCGCGACGCCGAACTGCGCTACGCGCAGCGCTACCGCACCCCGCGCCCCAACCCGAGACGGGTGGTCATCGAGGTGCGCGTCGAGCGGGTGCTGGGGTCGTCGAGTCTGCTGGACCGCGGCGAGGACTGA
- a CDS encoding Xaa-Pro peptidase family protein has translation MTGHRFSTEVYAGRLAAAARAAADAGLAGLIITPGYDLRYLVGARAQTFERLTALVLPADGDPTIVLPRLELASLKESAVLELGVSVRDWVDGEDPYAMVAQALGGPDSGRLAVAVTDSMPALHLLPLAEVLGVVPVLATDVLRTLRMVKDPAEVDALRKAGEAIDRVHARVPELLVPGRTEADVAADIAEAIVAEGHSEVAFIIVGSGPHGADPHHECSDRVLQAGDIVVVDIGGPYEPGYNSDSTRTYSLGEPAPDIARRYAVLQRAQRAAVDSVRPGVTAEQVDAAARDVLAAEGLAEAFVHRTGHGIGLSVHEEPYIVAGNSLPLQEGMAFSVEPGIYFPGQWGARIEDIVIVTSDGALSVNNRPHDLVVVPVG, from the coding sequence ATGACGGGACATCGTTTCAGCACCGAGGTGTACGCCGGGAGACTGGCCGCCGCAGCCCGCGCCGCCGCCGATGCCGGGCTCGCGGGCCTGATCATCACCCCCGGCTACGATCTTCGCTATCTCGTCGGGGCGCGGGCCCAGACCTTCGAACGGCTGACCGCGCTGGTGCTGCCCGCAGACGGTGACCCGACGATCGTGCTGCCACGTCTGGAGCTCGCGTCGCTCAAGGAGTCCGCCGTGCTCGAACTCGGTGTCTCCGTGCGCGACTGGGTGGACGGTGAGGATCCGTACGCGATGGTGGCGCAGGCTCTGGGCGGACCTGACAGCGGACGTCTCGCCGTCGCGGTCACCGACTCGATGCCCGCCCTGCACCTGTTGCCGCTCGCGGAGGTCCTGGGCGTGGTTCCGGTGCTGGCCACCGACGTGCTGCGCACGCTGCGCATGGTCAAGGATCCCGCCGAGGTCGACGCGCTTCGCAAGGCGGGCGAGGCGATCGACAGGGTGCATGCGCGGGTGCCGGAGCTGCTGGTTCCGGGGCGCACCGAAGCCGACGTCGCCGCCGACATCGCCGAAGCCATTGTGGCCGAGGGACATTCAGAGGTCGCCTTCATCATCGTCGGGTCGGGCCCACACGGCGCGGATCCGCACCATGAGTGCTCGGATCGGGTACTGCAGGCGGGCGACATCGTCGTCGTCGACATCGGCGGCCCCTACGAACCCGGCTACAACTCCGACTCCACCCGCACCTACAGCCTCGGCGAGCCTGCGCCGGACATCGCCCGCCGCTACGCCGTGCTGCAGCGGGCGCAGCGTGCCGCGGTCGATTCGGTGCGGCCCGGCGTCACCGCCGAGCAGGTTGATGCAGCCGCGCGCGACGTGCTCGCGGCAGAGGGGCTCGCAGAGGCGTTTGTGCACCGGACCGGACATGGCATCGGCCTGTCGGTGCACGAGGAGCCCTACATCGTTGCCGGTAACTCCCTGCCCCTGCAGGAGGGGATGGCGTTCTCGGTGGAACCGGGCATCTACTTCCCCGGGCAGTGGGGTGCGCGCATCGAGGACATCGTCATCGTCACCTCCGACGGGGCGCTGTCGGTGAACAACCGTCCTCACGACCTCGTCGTGGTGCCGGTCGGCTGA
- a CDS encoding 5'-3' exonuclease has protein sequence MSNAPVLLLDGASMWFRSYFGVPSSITAPDGRPVNALRGFLDAVATLITRERPHRLVVCRDDDWRPQWRVDLVPSYKLHRVAEQHPGDDPDIEEVPDELTPQVDMIMEILDAFGIATAGAPEAEADDVLGTLADRERHDPVVVVSGDRDLLQVVRDEPVPVRVLYLGRGLAKATKYGPVEVAETYGVPLERAGSAYAELALLRGDPSDGLPGVAGVGEKTAATLLAQHGSLEQILIASRDPASRLSKAHRAKLLAAADYIVNAEPVVRVATDAEVTMSTETDTLPLAAVQPKKVAELAQRYGVSSSIGRLQKALDDLPG, from the coding sequence ATGAGCAATGCGCCCGTGCTCCTCCTCGACGGTGCCAGCATGTGGTTCCGGTCGTACTTCGGGGTTCCCTCGTCGATCACCGCACCCGACGGACGGCCGGTCAACGCACTGCGGGGCTTCCTGGACGCCGTGGCCACGCTGATCACCCGCGAACGACCTCACCGACTGGTGGTGTGCCGTGACGACGACTGGCGTCCGCAGTGGCGCGTCGACCTGGTCCCGTCGTACAAGTTGCACCGTGTCGCCGAGCAGCACCCGGGAGACGACCCTGACATCGAGGAGGTGCCCGATGAGCTGACCCCGCAGGTCGACATGATCATGGAGATCCTCGACGCGTTCGGGATCGCCACGGCGGGGGCTCCGGAGGCCGAAGCCGACGATGTGCTGGGCACACTGGCCGACCGGGAGCGTCACGATCCGGTGGTGGTCGTCAGCGGGGACCGTGACCTGCTTCAGGTGGTGCGCGACGAACCGGTGCCGGTACGGGTGCTCTACCTCGGCCGCGGACTGGCCAAGGCCACGAAGTACGGCCCTGTCGAGGTCGCCGAAACCTACGGGGTGCCGCTCGAGCGGGCCGGGTCGGCCTACGCCGAACTGGCGCTGCTGCGCGGAGACCCCTCCGACGGCCTCCCCGGCGTGGCGGGTGTCGGAGAGAAGACCGCGGCAACACTTCTGGCCCAGCACGGATCACTGGAACAGATCCTGATCGCCAGCCGGGACCCGGCCTCCAGGCTGTCCAAGGCACACCGCGCCAAACTGCTGGCTGCGGCGGACTACATCGTCAACGCTGAACCGGTCGTAAGGGTCGCCACCGACGCCGAGGTGACGATGTCCACCGAGACCGACACGCTGCCGCTGGCCGCAGTTCAGCCGAAGAAGGTCGCCGAACTGGCGCAGCGCTACGGCGTGTCGTCGTCGATCGGGCGGTTGCAGAAGGCCCTCGACGACCTCCCCGGGTGA
- a CDS encoding DUF4333 domain-containing protein, producing MSGPQGSDPSQSWQGQQPGQGGDQPAAESTGNQGWQPPSGAEQPQAPGGGEQPAWQPPAYTPQQYPQYQQPTQPPTYSPQQYPQGEQYGQQPTEYTPAGYPPPGQYGQPGQGYGQQYGQPPGYGQQPGQPGQYGQQPGQYGQYPPGGYPAPAPEEGSKRSMAVIGGVVGLLAAVIVAVVLVLGFWKPGFFVTTKLDIAAAQSGVQQILTDDTNGYGADNVSDVQCNDGVSPTVRQGETFDCEVSIDGTKRQVTVTFQDNDGTYEVGRPR from the coding sequence ATGAGCGGACCGCAGGGATCTGACCCGTCGCAGTCGTGGCAGGGACAGCAGCCCGGACAGGGCGGAGACCAGCCGGCGGCCGAATCGACCGGGAACCAGGGATGGCAGCCACCCTCCGGGGCAGAGCAGCCGCAGGCCCCCGGCGGCGGCGAGCAGCCGGCGTGGCAGCCGCCCGCCTACACGCCGCAGCAGTACCCGCAGTATCAGCAGCCCACCCAGCCGCCGACGTATTCGCCGCAGCAGTATCCCCAGGGTGAGCAGTACGGCCAGCAGCCGACCGAATACACCCCCGCCGGCTACCCGCCGCCGGGTCAGTACGGACAGCCCGGCCAGGGCTACGGCCAGCAGTACGGCCAGCCGCCGGGTTACGGCCAGCAGCCAGGCCAGCCCGGTCAGTACGGCCAGCAGCCGGGGCAGTACGGGCAGTACCCGCCCGGCGGTTATCCGGCACCCGCCCCGGAAGAGGGTTCGAAGCGCTCGATGGCCGTCATCGGCGGCGTCGTCGGCCTGCTCGCCGCGGTCATCGTTGCCGTGGTGCTGGTGCTCGGGTTCTGGAAGCCGGGCTTCTTCGTCACCACGAAACTCGACATCGCCGCAGCCCAGAGCGGGGTTCAGCAGATCCTCACCGACGACACCAACGGTTACGGCGCCGACAACGTCAGCGACGTCCAGTGCAACGACGGGGTTTCTCCCACGGTCCGCCAAGGTGAGACGTTCGACTGCGAGGTCAGCATCGACGGCACCAAGCGCCAGGTGACGGTGACGTTCCAGGACAACGACGGAACCTACGAGGTCGGGCGGCCGAGGTAG